From one Enterococcus sp. DIV2402 genomic stretch:
- the fusA gene encoding elongation factor G, whose protein sequence is MAREFSLENTRNIGIMAHVDAGKTTTTERILYYTGRIHKIGETHEGASQMDWMEQEQERGITITSAATTAQWKGNRVNIIDTPGHVDFTIEVQRSLRVLDGAVTVLDSQSGVEPQTETVWRQATDYRVPRVVFCNKMDKIGADFLYSVSTLHDRLQANAHPIQLPIGAEDDFTGIIDLVKMKAEIYTNDLGTEIEETEIPAEYVEQAEEWREKLIEAVADTDEDLMMKFLDGEEITEEELKAGIRKATLTVDFFPVMCGSAFKNKGVQLMLDAVIDYLPAPTDVPAINGINPKTDEETERPSSDEAPFASLAFKVMTDPFVGRLTFFRVYSGVLNSGSYVLNASKGKRERIGRILQMHANTREEIQTVYSGDIAAAVGLKDTTTGDTLCDEKDPVILESIEFPEPVIEVAVEPKSKADQDKMGVALQKLAEEDPSFRVTTNVETGETVIAGMGELHLDVLVDRMRREFKVDANVGAPQVSYRETFRAGTQAEGKFVRQSGGKGQYGHVWIEFTPNEEGAGFEFENAIVGGVVPREYIPAVEKGLEESMENGVLAGYPLVDIKAKLYDGSYHDVDSNETAFRVAASMALRAAAKKAQPAILEPMMKVTITVPEDYLGDVMGHVTARRGRVEGMEAHGNSQIVNAMVPLSEMFGYATTLRSSTQGRGTFMMVFDHYEDVPKSIQEEIIKKNGGNAG, encoded by the coding sequence ATGGCAAGAGAATTTTCTTTAGAAAACACTCGTAATATTGGTATCATGGCCCACGTTGATGCTGGTAAAACAACGACAACTGAACGTATCTTGTATTACACTGGTCGTATCCATAAAATTGGTGAAACTCATGAAGGAGCTTCACAAATGGACTGGATGGAACAAGAGCAAGAACGTGGAATTACGATTACTTCTGCTGCGACAACTGCGCAATGGAAAGGTAACCGTGTAAATATCATCGATACACCAGGACACGTGGACTTCACAATTGAAGTACAACGTTCTCTACGTGTACTTGACGGTGCTGTAACTGTATTGGACTCACAATCAGGTGTAGAACCACAAACAGAAACAGTTTGGCGTCAAGCGACTGATTACCGTGTACCACGTGTTGTTTTCTGTAATAAAATGGATAAAATCGGTGCTGACTTCTTGTATTCAGTATCTACATTGCATGACCGCTTGCAAGCAAATGCACATCCAATCCAATTACCAATTGGTGCAGAAGACGACTTCACAGGAATTATTGACCTTGTGAAAATGAAAGCTGAAATCTATACAAATGACTTAGGTACAGAAATCGAAGAAACTGAGATTCCTGCTGAGTACGTTGAACAAGCTGAAGAATGGCGCGAAAAATTAATCGAAGCTGTAGCAGATACAGACGAAGATTTAATGATGAAATTCTTAGACGGTGAAGAAATCACTGAAGAAGAATTAAAAGCTGGTATTCGTAAAGCGACATTAACGGTTGATTTCTTCCCAGTAATGTGTGGATCAGCCTTCAAAAATAAAGGTGTACAATTGATGTTGGATGCAGTTATTGACTACTTGCCAGCACCAACTGATGTACCTGCAATCAACGGGATTAACCCTAAAACTGATGAAGAAACTGAACGCCCATCATCTGATGAGGCACCATTTGCTTCATTAGCATTTAAAGTTATGACTGACCCATTCGTAGGTCGTTTGACATTCTTCCGTGTATACTCTGGCGTACTTAACTCTGGATCATACGTATTGAATGCATCAAAAGGCAAACGCGAACGTATCGGACGTATCCTACAAATGCATGCGAACACTCGTGAAGAAATTCAAACAGTTTATTCTGGAGATATCGCTGCAGCTGTTGGTTTGAAAGATACAACTACAGGGGATACATTATGTGATGAAAAAGATCCAGTTATCTTAGAATCAATTGAATTCCCAGAACCAGTTATCGAAGTTGCTGTTGAGCCTAAATCAAAAGCTGACCAAGATAAAATGGGTGTTGCTTTACAAAAACTTGCTGAAGAAGATCCATCATTCCGCGTAACAACTAACGTTGAAACTGGTGAAACAGTTATCGCAGGTATGGGTGAACTTCACTTAGACGTCCTAGTTGACCGTATGCGTCGTGAATTCAAAGTTGATGCGAACGTGGGTGCACCACAAGTATCATACCGCGAAACATTCCGCGCAGGCACTCAAGCTGAAGGTAAATTTGTACGTCAATCAGGTGGTAAAGGTCAATACGGTCACGTATGGATTGAATTTACACCTAACGAAGAAGGAGCAGGTTTTGAATTCGAAAACGCAATTGTCGGTGGTGTGGTTCCTCGTGAATACATTCCTGCAGTTGAAAAAGGTTTAGAAGAATCAATGGAAAACGGTGTATTAGCTGGTTATCCATTAGTTGATATCAAAGCTAAACTTTATGATGGTTCTTACCATGATGTCGATTCAAATGAAACTGCCTTCCGTGTTGCTGCTTCTATGGCATTGCGCGCTGCTGCTAAAAAAGCACAACCTGCAATTCTAGAACCTATGATGAAAGTAACAATCACAGTTCCTGAAGATTATTTAGGAGATGTGATGGGTCACGTTACTGCTCGTCGTGGACGTGTAGAAGGTATGGAAGCACATGGTAACTCACAGATCGTTAACGCAATGGTGCCGTTATCTGAAATGTTTGGTTACGCAACAACTCTACGTTCTTCAACTCAAGGACGTGGAACATTCATGATGGTATTTGACCACTATGAAGATGTACCGAAATCAATTCAAGAAGAAATTATTAAGAAAAATGGCGGAAACGCTGGATAA